The following are from one region of the Terriglobales bacterium genome:
- a CDS encoding HD domain-containing phosphohydrolase, translating to MRLPNRIPLLYLISGVLILVGVVPLYFYGTQVVAVNRERLKINEQLLQNTVTKSLSDDVEHRQATLQASLGNLSTAVLVTSGGNLTGDHVNTPELRALVERFTSSSDILAYATLLNDEGKGVSAGRIAPDAFVQRELEHAFMAAREGRVYNGQALTVGSGKEQHTTMLVSTPVLSDDHFLGMIGAVVDLQYLITSLKTASQGGLDTFVVDHQGRLVAGANSEYATGQDMTGNQLVKAFVDQGTRARLVATSSFGMKRGKYVVDMLGTFSPVPSLRWAVIAEKTQADAYQSVFEMQTKAKQFALLAILLSLAFGISAARQLATPLQTLTESSRAIARGDFSQRVQVKSRTEIGELADTFNSMTSDLERFVLDLKRAAEENRTLFLSSIQMLAGAVDEKDPYTRGHSDRVTRYSMLIAKELGLPEDEVEKIRISAQLHDVGKIGIEDRILKKPGALTPDEYEIMKTHTTKGAAILRPVEMLKEMIPGIELHHESLDGRGYPHGLKGEEIPLTPRIIMVADCFDAMTTNRPYQAAMDPEYVVRIINSLVNTKFDPRVVAALSTVFERGDFRLRRAAAVTPEAQTAVAGESV from the coding sequence ATGCGCCTGCCCAACCGCATACCGCTGCTCTATCTGATTTCTGGTGTTTTGATCCTTGTAGGTGTGGTGCCGCTGTACTTTTACGGTACTCAAGTTGTTGCTGTCAATCGCGAACGCCTGAAAATCAACGAGCAGCTCCTGCAGAATACCGTTACGAAGTCCCTGAGCGATGACGTTGAACACCGCCAAGCTACCCTGCAAGCGTCCCTCGGAAATCTGTCAACCGCCGTCTTGGTTACAAGCGGGGGGAATCTCACCGGCGATCACGTAAACACGCCGGAATTGCGAGCTCTGGTTGAGAGATTTACCTCCTCGTCTGACATTCTCGCCTACGCCACACTCTTGAATGATGAAGGGAAGGGTGTCTCGGCAGGACGCATAGCTCCCGACGCATTTGTACAGCGCGAACTCGAGCATGCTTTTATGGCAGCTCGGGAAGGGCGTGTCTACAACGGTCAAGCTCTCACCGTTGGCTCCGGCAAAGAACAACATACAACCATGCTGGTAAGCACTCCCGTGCTCAGCGACGATCATTTTTTGGGAATGATTGGAGCCGTGGTTGATCTGCAATACCTCATCACCAGTCTGAAGACCGCAAGCCAGGGAGGCCTTGACACCTTTGTTGTTGACCATCAAGGCCGATTGGTGGCCGGTGCAAATAGTGAATATGCAACCGGTCAGGACATGACCGGGAACCAGTTAGTGAAGGCTTTTGTTGACCAGGGGACTCGCGCCAGACTCGTTGCCACTAGCTCATTTGGAATGAAGCGCGGAAAATATGTCGTCGACATGCTAGGCACCTTCAGCCCAGTCCCGTCCTTACGGTGGGCGGTTATTGCAGAGAAGACGCAGGCAGATGCATATCAAAGCGTCTTCGAGATGCAAACCAAGGCGAAACAGTTCGCGTTGCTGGCGATTCTGCTGAGTCTGGCTTTTGGAATCTCCGCCGCGCGTCAACTTGCCACCCCGCTACAGACGCTGACGGAATCAAGCCGAGCCATTGCCCGGGGCGATTTTTCTCAACGGGTCCAGGTTAAGAGCCGTACGGAAATTGGCGAACTTGCCGATACGTTCAACAGCATGACTTCGGATCTGGAGCGTTTCGTTCTGGATTTAAAGCGCGCTGCCGAAGAGAACCGCACGTTGTTTCTTAGTTCCATTCAGATGTTGGCGGGCGCCGTCGACGAAAAGGATCCGTACACTCGAGGCCATTCCGATCGCGTAACTCGCTATTCAATGCTCATAGCCAAAGAATTGGGTTTGCCTGAGGATGAAGTCGAGAAAATCCGCATCTCCGCTCAACTGCACGATGTGGGCAAGATAGGAATTGAGGATCGAATCCTGAAAAAACCCGGAGCCCTTACTCCCGACGAATACGAGATCATGAAGACGCACACAACTAAGGGTGCGGCAATCCTTCGTCCCGTAGAGATGCTCAAGGAGATGATTCCCGGAATTGAACTGCACCACGAGTCACTCGACGGTCGCGGTTATCCTCATGGTCTTAAGGGAGAGGAAATTCCGCTTACGCCGCGCATCATCATGGTCGCCGACTGCTTTGACGCGATGACGACGAACCGTCCTTATCAGGCCGCAATGGATCCGGAGTACGTAGTGCGCATCATCAACTCGCTGGTAAACACCAAATTCGATCCGCGCGTTGTAGCCGCGTTGAGCACGGTGTTCGAGCGAGGAGACTTCCGCCTTCGCCGCGCCGCAGCCGTAACTCCGGAAGCGCAGACGGCAGTGGCGGGCGAGAGCGTTTAA
- a CDS encoding NAD(P)H-dependent glycerol-3-phosphate dehydrogenase, which produces MSRIAVIGAGAWGTALSIVFARGGRHQVQLWAFEREVRESIESTRSNNLFLPGCKVPEAVQVTNNLHDALSGAETILTVMPSHHARRLYEQMRGSLSGEVVVVSATKGIENGTYKRMTEVAADAAGVSRVAALSGPTFAKEVARGDPTALTVASTDANVSATIQREFSDPMFRIYTNDDVVGVELGGSLKNVIAIAAGVVEGLGFGHNTAAALITRGLAEITRLAVACGARPQTLSGLAGMGDLVLTCTGGLSRNRTVGVELGRGHKLSDIMAGMHGMVAEGVLTTDAALGLAARHGIEMPITEQIHALLHEEKSPKDAIRELMSRPGREE; this is translated from the coding sequence GTGAGCCGCATCGCCGTGATCGGCGCCGGGGCATGGGGCACCGCGCTTTCGATAGTGTTTGCGCGCGGTGGTCGGCATCAGGTTCAACTCTGGGCCTTTGAGCGCGAAGTGCGCGAATCTATCGAGAGCACGCGCAGCAACAACTTATTCTTGCCCGGATGCAAGGTTCCCGAAGCGGTACAGGTTACCAACAACCTTCACGACGCTCTTAGCGGCGCAGAAACTATTCTCACGGTGATGCCCTCGCACCATGCGCGGCGTCTGTACGAGCAGATGAGGGGGTCGCTGTCTGGGGAGGTGGTCGTGGTTAGCGCAACCAAGGGAATCGAGAACGGAACCTACAAGCGTATGACCGAAGTTGCGGCCGATGCTGCCGGAGTGAGCCGAGTCGCCGCGCTCAGCGGGCCCACGTTTGCAAAAGAAGTAGCGCGTGGAGATCCAACAGCGCTTACGGTCGCCTCGACAGATGCAAATGTCTCGGCGACCATCCAGCGCGAATTCAGCGATCCAATGTTCCGCATTTACACGAACGACGACGTCGTTGGAGTGGAGCTCGGCGGCTCACTCAAGAATGTAATCGCGATCGCTGCGGGTGTCGTGGAAGGTCTCGGGTTTGGTCACAACACCGCGGCAGCGCTCATCACACGCGGCCTGGCCGAGATAACGCGCCTTGCGGTCGCTTGCGGGGCTCGCCCACAAACGCTTTCCGGCCTCGCCGGTATGGGTGATCTCGTTCTGACTTGCACAGGCGGACTTTCAAGAAATCGCACGGTCGGCGTGGAATTAGGGCGTGGACATAAGCTGAGTGACATCATGGCGGGTATGCACGGCATGGTTGCCGAGGGCGTGCTTACTACCGATGCGGCTTTAGGCTTGGCGGCACGCCACGGCATCGAGATGCCGATTACCGAGCAGATCCATGCCCTTCTGCATGAGGAAAAGTCTCCTAAAGATGCAATCCGCGAACTCATGAGTCGCCCAGGCCGAGAAGAGTGA
- the plsY gene encoding glycerol-3-phosphate 1-O-acyltransferase PlsY gives MNTLIYLALAVIAYLLGSIPFGLIIVRIVRGEDVRMTGSGNIGATNVARSGGAKLGIATLVLDALKGYFAVLIASLTSHRNPGIDLGLATSLAALCAILGHVFPVWLKFRGGKGVATAVGAFVGLAPRAVLLVLAIFLLIVLISRYVSLGSIVASAVFPLLAFFLYRSESSPAAFAVMLSASLLIILKHKANIRRLLDGTENRLQFYKS, from the coding sequence ATGAACACGCTCATCTATCTCGCCTTAGCCGTGATCGCTTACCTGTTAGGCTCAATACCATTCGGATTGATCATCGTCCGCATTGTGCGCGGTGAGGACGTGCGCATGACCGGCAGCGGCAACATTGGCGCGACGAACGTTGCCCGCTCGGGAGGTGCAAAGCTAGGCATCGCAACCCTCGTGCTCGATGCACTGAAAGGTTATTTCGCAGTCTTGATCGCTTCGCTGACGAGCCATCGGAATCCCGGAATCGATTTGGGATTGGCGACTTCCCTCGCCGCGCTATGCGCCATTTTGGGACACGTCTTTCCTGTTTGGTTGAAATTTCGCGGCGGCAAAGGCGTCGCGACGGCCGTTGGCGCATTCGTCGGGTTGGCACCGCGGGCGGTTCTCCTGGTTCTCGCCATCTTTCTTCTGATCGTGTTGATCTCCAGATATGTCTCGCTGGGATCTATCGTCGCCAGCGCAGTGTTCCCTCTGCTCGCCTTCTTTCTCTATCGGAGCGAGTCCTCGCCGGCCGCCTTTGCTGTGATGTTGAGCGCTTCGTTGCTTATCATTCTCAAGCACAAGGCCAACATCAGACGCTTACTGGATGGAACGGAAAATCGCTTGCAGTTCTACAAGAGCTAA
- the thpR gene encoding RNA 2',3'-cyclic phosphodiesterase: MFVAIEISADIRRRITEFMNRTQPQLTNARWVRPEGLHITLKFLGNVADQQGGAIEAALRGIEAPQFEVSLQNIGVFPNPRSPRVLWVGIESGPDLCSLARTVDDTLAPLGFEREKRAFAPHATLARFKEGSRTQNVSSALPESNPSFGTMSATEFHLYESKLSPKGASYTKLARFALI, translated from the coding sequence TTGTTTGTTGCAATCGAGATTTCCGCTGATATTCGGCGGCGCATCACTGAGTTCATGAACCGCACGCAGCCACAATTGACCAATGCTCGCTGGGTCCGGCCAGAAGGACTGCATATCACCCTGAAGTTTCTCGGCAATGTCGCCGACCAGCAAGGCGGCGCGATTGAAGCAGCGTTGCGGGGAATTGAGGCGCCGCAGTTCGAAGTATCTCTACAGAACATCGGTGTCTTTCCCAATCCGAGATCACCGCGTGTGTTGTGGGTCGGCATTGAGTCCGGCCCAGACTTGTGCAGCCTGGCGAGAACCGTGGATGACACATTAGCCCCTCTGGGCTTCGAGCGTGAGAAACGTGCCTTCGCTCCTCATGCGACGCTGGCGCGCTTCAAAGAAGGAAGCAGGACCCAAAATGTGAGCTCAGCACTGCCGGAGTCGAACCCGAGCTTCGGTACAATGAGCGCGACGGAATTTCACTTGTATGAAAGCAAACTTTCGCCGAAGGGTGCCTCTTACACCAAGTTAGCCAGGTTCGCGCTCATATAG
- a CDS encoding competence/damage-inducible protein A yields MNAEIVAVGSELLTPFRQDTNSLFLTERLNELGVEVRFKTVVGDSRADLVAVARTAIARASIVIFMGGLGPTEDDLTRESVAEALGIEVHRDPQIITELYKRFAERRMKMPENNTRQADVLDGAILLRNANGTAPAQWLQTNWDGDRRYVMLLPGPPHELKPLFDTQCFPRLKEVLPPQFISKRVLKIAMGESACDARIAPIYTKVPEVQTTILAHGGEVEVHLQSRAGTQEQAEHQVEELADKLEEELDDSVISSGGESIEQIVGYFLQMRGETLAVAESCTGGMMSERITSVPGSSRYFLGGAVVYSNELKTKLAGVPAKLIAEHGAVSREVALALAEGIRERTKATFGVGITGIAGPSGGTPEKPVGLVYIAISDGKEHEVVERRLPADRERIRLWASFIGLDLVRRKLI; encoded by the coding sequence GTGAACGCTGAGATCGTAGCCGTTGGCTCGGAGTTACTGACTCCATTTCGCCAAGACACAAATTCTCTTTTTCTGACCGAAAGACTGAATGAACTCGGCGTGGAAGTTCGCTTCAAAACGGTGGTGGGCGACTCACGCGCCGATCTGGTTGCAGTCGCGCGCACTGCCATCGCTCGCGCGAGCATTGTGATCTTCATGGGAGGCCTTGGCCCCACCGAAGACGATCTCACCCGGGAGTCCGTTGCCGAGGCGCTTGGGATCGAGGTGCATCGTGATCCTCAAATCATCACTGAGCTGTATAAGCGGTTTGCGGAACGTCGTATGAAGATGCCGGAGAACAACACTCGGCAGGCAGATGTCTTGGATGGAGCTATTCTCCTGCGCAACGCGAATGGAACTGCGCCCGCACAATGGTTGCAGACTAACTGGGACGGTGACCGTCGCTACGTCATGCTTCTTCCTGGTCCACCACACGAACTCAAACCGCTTTTCGATACTCAGTGTTTCCCCAGACTGAAAGAAGTGCTTCCCCCGCAATTCATATCGAAGCGCGTTCTAAAAATTGCCATGGGTGAGTCGGCATGTGATGCTCGCATTGCACCCATCTATACAAAAGTTCCTGAGGTGCAGACCACAATCCTTGCCCATGGTGGCGAAGTCGAAGTTCACCTCCAGAGCCGCGCAGGTACGCAGGAGCAAGCTGAGCATCAGGTTGAAGAACTAGCCGACAAGCTCGAGGAAGAACTAGACGACTCTGTCATCTCCAGCGGCGGTGAGTCGATCGAACAGATTGTCGGCTATTTTCTGCAGATGCGCGGCGAGACACTCGCTGTGGCTGAGTCCTGTACCGGCGGGATGATGTCCGAACGCATCACATCAGTTCCGGGCAGCTCCCGCTACTTTCTCGGCGGAGCCGTCGTGTATTCGAACGAGTTGAAAACCAAGTTGGCCGGAGTTCCTGCAAAGTTGATCGCAGAACACGGCGCCGTGAGCCGTGAGGTCGCGCTCGCTTTAGCGGAAGGGATCCGCGAGCGAACCAAAGCGACTTTCGGAGTTGGAATAACCGGCATTGCAGGTCCAAGTGGTGGCACTCCCGAGAAGCCCGTCGGTCTCGTGTACATCGCGATTTCCGATGGCAAGGAGCACGAGGTAGTTGAGCGAAGACTGCCGGCAGACCGTGAACGCATCCGGCTCTGGGCAAGCTTCATCGGACTCGATCTCGTCCGCCGAAAGCTCATCTGA
- a CDS encoding IPT/TIG domain-containing protein, which translates to MGISERLRGKHSLNGKPHITSVTPEFALPGGEVRISGTGLRPQEMRRPRVRFGDEPGGVVISSDDFVVARVPDGANSGPVVVIPDEATSNGFDLKVAVPIAENLHPVTNPALDHEGNLFVTFSGSRGQKVPVSIYKIDTSYHVKPFLSELMNAHGVAFDREGQMYVSSRQNGTVYRVAPNGTMSAYAEGMGVATGIAFDREQNLYVGDRSGTIFKIARDRQTFVFSTLEPSVSAYHLAFGPDQSLYVSGPTTSSYDAIYRIDPHGDSSVFFRGLGRPQGMAFDAAGNLYVTGSFAGKRGIVRITPDKQATLCVSGQNLVGLCFAPGRAAVLATTSAVFHLSWNIQGLPLLP; encoded by the coding sequence ATGGGAATCTCAGAGCGTTTGCGGGGAAAGCACAGCTTGAACGGGAAGCCGCATATTACATCTGTCACTCCAGAGTTCGCGCTTCCCGGAGGCGAAGTACGCATATCGGGAACCGGATTGCGTCCTCAAGAGATGCGTCGCCCCCGGGTACGCTTCGGTGACGAACCAGGCGGTGTGGTGATCTCGTCCGACGATTTTGTAGTCGCCAGGGTTCCCGACGGCGCCAACTCCGGCCCTGTAGTCGTAATTCCAGATGAGGCAACCAGCAACGGCTTCGATCTGAAGGTTGCTGTACCCATCGCGGAAAACCTTCATCCCGTGACTAATCCAGCGCTCGATCACGAAGGCAATCTCTTCGTGACCTTCTCCGGATCTCGCGGACAAAAAGTACCTGTCTCGATTTACAAGATCGACACCAGCTATCACGTAAAACCATTCCTCTCTGAGTTGATGAACGCGCATGGCGTTGCATTCGATCGCGAAGGACAGATGTACGTCTCGTCGCGGCAGAATGGCACCGTCTATCGTGTGGCTCCGAACGGAACGATGTCAGCCTATGCTGAAGGAATGGGAGTAGCGACCGGTATTGCTTTTGATCGCGAACAGAACCTGTATGTTGGCGACCGAAGCGGCACGATATTTAAGATCGCCCGCGATCGCCAGACATTCGTTTTTTCCACGCTGGAACCCAGCGTCTCCGCCTATCATCTGGCCTTTGGTCCAGATCAAAGCCTTTATGTCAGCGGCCCCACAACGTCGAGCTACGACGCAATTTATCGCATCGATCCCCACGGCGACAGCTCGGTGTTTTTCCGCGGCCTCGGACGTCCTCAGGGAATGGCTTTCGACGCCGCCGGAAACCTCTACGTCACAGGGTCATTCGCTGGTAAGCGCGGGATTGTGCGCATTACTCCGGACAAACAAGCAACCCTCTGCGTCTCGGGTCAGAATCTCGTTGGCTTGTGCTTCGCGCCTGGCCGCGCTGCCGTTCTTGCCACTACGTCAGCTGTGTTCCATCTGTCGTGGAACATCCAAGGGCTTCCTCTTCTGCCCTGA
- a CDS encoding phosphatidylglycerophosphatase A, which produces MAATESAPLCSIPSYSKKSSNGRIPRKIKMSISAIRPESLTARTRWAWIAATFFGIGRLPGGAGTWASIATVLLWWTLSGLISNSHPSVIAAVITCTVTVIGIRASTLVARESGIKDPGFVVIDEVAGQMIPLIIAPLRWKYLLASLILFRCFDILKPPPLRALERLPEGIGIMLDDVGAGIYAALVLIALTKFWPAF; this is translated from the coding sequence GTGGCGGCTACCGAATCAGCTCCCCTGTGCTCGATCCCGAGCTACTCGAAGAAGTCGAGCAACGGCCGCATTCCACGCAAGATCAAGATGAGCATAAGCGCCATTAGGCCGGAATCACTCACTGCGAGAACTAGATGGGCCTGGATCGCAGCCACTTTCTTCGGGATCGGGCGACTCCCTGGAGGCGCGGGCACATGGGCGTCAATAGCGACCGTACTCCTCTGGTGGACGTTGTCCGGTCTGATCTCGAACAGTCATCCATCCGTTATCGCGGCTGTCATCACATGCACAGTCACCGTGATCGGTATCCGTGCGAGCACTCTCGTCGCTCGAGAGAGCGGGATCAAAGATCCGGGCTTCGTTGTGATCGATGAAGTCGCCGGACAGATGATTCCGCTCATCATCGCGCCGCTGCGTTGGAAATATCTCCTAGCGAGCCTTATACTTTTTCGTTGCTTCGATATTTTGAAGCCGCCACCGTTGCGAGCACTTGAGCGCCTACCGGAGGGTATCGGTATCATGCTCGACGACGTTGGAGCCGGCATTTACGCGGCTCTGGTTTTAATTGCCTTAACGAAGTTCTGGCCAGCATTCTAA
- the rimO gene encoding 30S ribosomal protein S12 methylthiotransferase RimO, translated as MPVEVSSENPPAISNSSNSSSSKPAKKIGFVSLGCPKNLVDSEVMMGLLNQAGAEITTRADEADIIVVNTCSFIDSAKQESVDTILEMAQHKASGRAQKLIVAGCLVERYRSEIQKNIPEVDAVVGTGELERIIEAAGIAPAPFAETQENSLFKILIDRAPSAVKEHSRPEGTARRSNGRFSRADWDGAISDLPNYLYDDSTPRLLATGKTSAYLKIAEGCDHPCSFCIIPQLRGMFRSRHFESVIAEARRLTANGVRELTLIGQDTTCYGEDLGIKDGLALLLARLAEIEELRWIRFLYAYPNKITGRLLETIAAHEKICSYMDVPLQHASASTLKRMKRGAGADIFLKSIEKMRRMIPNLTLRTSFIVGFPGETEPEFAELCDFVRAAEFDWMGVFGYSDEDGAAAFKLHDKVPGTEIERRRKKLMGIQQSISRKKKKQLIGREFDLLVEGASEETALLWEGRTPMHAPEIDGKVFINDFGSHESLARGEFYRCEITEAHDYDLVARII; from the coding sequence ATGCCAGTAGAAGTTTCCTCTGAGAACCCTCCGGCTATTTCAAATAGCTCCAACTCGAGTTCCTCTAAACCTGCGAAGAAGATCGGCTTTGTCAGCTTAGGCTGTCCGAAGAACCTGGTCGACAGCGAGGTGATGATGGGGCTCTTGAATCAGGCGGGAGCTGAGATTACCACTCGCGCCGACGAAGCCGACATCATCGTCGTAAACACGTGTTCGTTCATCGATTCTGCGAAACAGGAATCGGTGGACACCATTCTCGAGATGGCGCAACACAAAGCGTCCGGAAGAGCGCAAAAGCTGATCGTTGCGGGCTGCCTGGTAGAACGGTACCGCTCTGAGATCCAGAAGAACATTCCCGAGGTCGATGCAGTGGTTGGCACGGGAGAGCTTGAGCGGATCATCGAAGCCGCGGGCATCGCGCCTGCTCCGTTTGCCGAGACACAAGAGAACTCACTCTTCAAGATTCTGATCGATCGCGCCCCAAGTGCCGTCAAGGAGCATTCGCGGCCCGAAGGCACGGCTCGCCGGAGCAATGGACGCTTTTCACGTGCCGATTGGGACGGCGCGATCTCCGATCTTCCAAACTATCTGTACGACGACAGCACTCCCCGGCTCCTTGCGACCGGGAAGACATCGGCGTACCTGAAAATCGCTGAGGGTTGCGACCATCCGTGCAGCTTCTGCATTATTCCGCAGCTCCGCGGAATGTTTCGCTCGCGCCACTTCGAATCGGTGATCGCTGAGGCACGCCGCCTCACCGCCAACGGCGTGAGGGAATTGACTCTCATTGGGCAGGACACGACCTGCTACGGGGAAGATCTGGGAATAAAGGACGGTCTGGCACTGCTGCTGGCTCGTCTTGCAGAGATTGAGGAGCTTCGCTGGATTCGGTTCCTGTATGCGTATCCCAACAAAATCACAGGCAGGTTACTTGAAACCATCGCAGCTCACGAAAAGATTTGCTCCTACATGGACGTTCCTCTGCAACACGCTTCCGCCTCGACGCTAAAGCGCATGAAGCGAGGGGCCGGAGCCGATATCTTTTTAAAAAGCATCGAAAAGATGCGACGGATGATTCCCAATCTGACACTTAGAACTTCCTTTATCGTTGGATTCCCAGGCGAGACGGAGCCTGAGTTCGCGGAGCTGTGCGACTTTGTCCGAGCTGCAGAGTTTGACTGGATGGGAGTATTCGGCTACTCCGACGAGGATGGCGCTGCGGCTTTCAAATTGCACGATAAAGTTCCTGGCACGGAAATCGAGCGCCGCCGCAAGAAGCTGATGGGGATTCAGCAAAGCATCAGCAGGAAAAAGAAGAAGCAACTGATCGGCCGCGAATTCGATCTCCTGGTAGAAGGCGCTTCCGAGGAGACTGCCTTGCTCTGGGAGGGCCGAACTCCGATGCACGCTCCCGAGATTGATGGCAAGGTCTTCATCAACGACTTCGGATCTCATGAATCTCTCGCGCGCGGAGAGTTCTATCGCTGCGAGATCACTGAAGCCCACGACTATGACCTTGTGGCGCGCATAATATAA
- a CDS encoding DUF3488 and transglutaminase-like domain-containing protein, translating to MPSNAPTITRAAHPVIQRFFDISLFFLLFTGFAILAGTGKLDLLSLLFGISALLAKGYLLVRKIDVTLPEQWTTYFTLIYLVFFALDYFLISQTFIGSLIHMVLFAAMVKVFSIHRDRDYVYLALLSFGMVLAAAVLTVDSLFFGLFCVFVLLAVTTFVSMEMRRSWIGASASAPTEARELRDLRRLPGSVVRACLLLVISIVLGTIALFFLIPRKASAGYLSALSSRGDLSTGFSEEVRLGEIGQLQQSNAVMMHVKFAPGVRVPNDLRWRGVAFTTFDGRRWSTPHENITPEPMNPTWALGLAASNHRLFAGSGQRVRYKVSLEPFGSRVFFVLPQAESINGRYQAIRIDSTGSILNADNSRSVSDYVVTSEIAPPMPDQLPPTPEVGLSEIVYLKTPSNLDPRIRQLAEQVAAGQDTPFLRAVAIERYLATSYRYTLQLPSTSPKDPVANFLFERKVGHCEYFASSMAVMLRTLGIPARTVNGFRGGEYNDVTGSYIVRAKDAHSWVEAYFSGYGWYTFDPTPASSSTSPDSWSRLYLYADAMREFWHDWVVNYDPGHQSVVGSMLVRQSRLRLDLFRNGMQSLYEGSVRRARALRTHFQQHQDAWTLWLACGLTLSMLLLVGPRALRLVRRLRITQKPTLEPHTAATIWYTRLLKLLSRRGIRKPPSQTPQEFLEALRSHPAREPAARFTAHYERARFGHSADDAEKLPELYREVEAVSKEK from the coding sequence ATGCCTTCCAACGCGCCAACCATCACGCGCGCAGCGCACCCCGTCATTCAGCGTTTCTTTGATATTTCGCTGTTCTTCCTGCTATTCACCGGCTTCGCCATCCTGGCAGGAACTGGCAAGCTTGATCTGTTATCGCTGCTCTTCGGCATCTCGGCACTTCTGGCAAAGGGTTACCTTCTTGTTCGGAAAATCGATGTAACTCTTCCCGAGCAGTGGACAACTTACTTCACGCTCATCTATCTCGTTTTCTTCGCGCTCGACTACTTCCTGATCTCGCAAACATTCATTGGTTCATTAATTCACATGGTGCTGTTCGCGGCGATGGTGAAGGTCTTTTCGATCCATCGTGACCGGGACTACGTGTACCTGGCTTTGCTGTCGTTTGGGATGGTTCTTGCCGCAGCTGTTCTGACGGTCGACTCTTTGTTCTTCGGCCTGTTCTGTGTCTTTGTGCTGCTTGCGGTGACAACCTTTGTCAGCATGGAAATGCGACGATCCTGGATTGGCGCTTCGGCATCGGCCCCCACCGAAGCGCGTGAACTGCGCGACCTGCGGCGTCTGCCAGGGTCAGTCGTGCGCGCGTGCCTTTTGCTGGTCATCAGTATTGTTTTGGGAACGATCGCACTTTTCTTCCTCATTCCCCGCAAGGCTTCTGCTGGATACCTGAGCGCATTGAGTTCTCGCGGCGATCTTTCTACCGGATTCAGCGAAGAAGTCAGGTTGGGAGAAATTGGACAACTCCAGCAGTCCAACGCAGTGATGATGCACGTTAAGTTCGCGCCCGGCGTGAGGGTTCCTAACGATCTCCGCTGGCGTGGTGTGGCATTCACCACATTCGACGGCAGGCGTTGGAGCACTCCGCATGAGAACATCACCCCAGAACCGATGAACCCCACCTGGGCTCTGGGGCTCGCGGCATCAAACCACCGTCTTTTCGCCGGCAGCGGACAGCGCGTGCGGTACAAGGTATCGCTGGAACCTTTTGGCTCGCGCGTCTTCTTCGTGCTTCCGCAAGCGGAGTCGATCAATGGCAGATATCAAGCGATTCGGATCGACTCTACCGGTTCGATCCTCAATGCCGACAATTCACGGTCAGTTAGTGACTATGTCGTGACATCGGAGATTGCCCCTCCGATGCCGGATCAACTGCCACCCACTCCCGAAGTGGGGCTGAGCGAGATTGTCTATCTGAAGACTCCATCGAATCTCGATCCGCGCATTAGGCAACTGGCCGAGCAGGTAGCGGCGGGTCAGGACACACCATTCCTCAGAGCGGTGGCGATTGAACGATATCTCGCGACCAGCTACAGGTACACGCTACAGCTGCCATCGACGTCGCCGAAGGATCCGGTTGCAAACTTTCTATTTGAACGTAAGGTGGGACATTGCGAGTACTTCGCTTCTTCGATGGCTGTGATGCTCCGCACGCTCGGTATTCCGGCGCGCACTGTGAATGGTTTTCGCGGTGGGGAGTACAACGATGTGACCGGAAGCTACATCGTGCGCGCCAAAGATGCGCATTCATGGGTTGAGGCCTACTTTTCTGGTTATGGCTGGTATACGTTCGATCCCACACCGGCCTCATCCTCTACTTCACCTGATTCCTGGAGCCGACTCTACCTCTACGCAGACGCGATGCGGGAGTTCTGGCACGACTGGGTGGTGAACTACGACCCTGGACACCAGAGTGTCGTGGGTTCGATGCTGGTTCGCCAAAGCCGTCTCCGCCTTGATTTGTTTCGCAACGGCATGCAGTCGCTTTATGAAGGTTCCGTGCGCCGTGCGCGCGCATTGCGAACTCACTTCCAGCAACACCAAGACGCCTGGACCCTGTGGCTCGCTTGTGGACTAACGCTCTCGATGCTTCTCCTAGTTGGGCCAAGAGCGCTGCGGCTAGTTCGCCGGTTGAGGATCACGCAAAAGCCAACACTGGAGCCACACACAGCGGCGACGATCTGGTACACGCGTCTGCTCAAGCTGTTGTCGCGCCGGGGCATACGAAAGCCTCCCTCGCAGACTCCGCAGGAGTTCCTGGAAGCCCTCCGTTCTCACCCTGCCCGCGAGCCGGCGGCGCGATTCACCGCGCATTACGAGCGCGCGAGATTCGGCCATTCTGCAGATGACGCAGAGAAGCTTCCGGAGCTGTACCGCGAAGTGGAAGCCGTCTCAAAGGAGAAGTGA